The following are encoded in a window of Cygnus atratus isolate AKBS03 ecotype Queensland, Australia chromosome 8, CAtr_DNAZoo_HiC_assembly, whole genome shotgun sequence genomic DNA:
- the LOC118243349 gene encoding flavin-containing monooxygenase 5-like, with amino-acid sequence MARRVAIIGGGSSGLCAIKACLDEGLEPVCFERSRDIGGLWRFEEQPEEGRASIYRSVIINTSKEMMCFSDFPIPDDFPNYMHHSKIMEYFRMYARRFDLLRHIRFRTSVCRVSKRPDFATTGRWEVVTESEGKQESAVFDAVLVCTGHHTDAHLPLHAFPGIEKFKGRYLHSRDYKDPQDFKDKRVVVIGIGNSGSDLAVEISQMAKQVFLSTRRGAWILNRVGQQGYPIDIVFTTRLKALMKQLLTSSMASDFTERQLNMRFDHAHYGLKPKHRVLDQHPTVNDDLPNRIISGRVQVKPNVQEFTETSAIFEDGTREDIDAVIFATGYSFSFPFLKDYVKVVENQVSLYKYVFPIDLEKPTLAFIGFIQPLGAIMPISELQCRWATRVFKGLSTLPPRHDMEADIKHKKEEMAKRYVASRRHTIQVDYIPYMDELACQLGVKPNLPLLFLTDPPLALEVLLGPCTPYQYRLRGPGAWQGARAAILTQRQRIVQPLQTRHVEENTSVSVLPLLRKLAVAMAIFAIIFVLL; translated from the exons ATGGCGAGGCGGGTGGCCATCATCGGCGGGGGCAGCAGCGGGCTGTGCGCCATCAAAGCCTGCCTGGACGAGGGGCTGGAGCCCGTCTGCTTCGAGAGGAGCAGGGACATCGGCGGGCTGTGGAGGTTTGAG GAGCAGCCCGAGGAGGGCCGCGCCAGCATCTACCGCTCCGTCATCATCAACACCTCCAAGGAGATGATGTGCTTCAGCGACTTCCCCATCCCCGACGACTTCCCCAACTACATGCACCACTCCAAGATCATGGAGTACTTCCGCATGTACGCCCGGCGCTTCGACCTGCTGCGGCACATCCGCTTCAGG ACCAGCGTGTGCCGCGTGTCCAAGCGCCCCGACTTCGCCACCACGGGCCGCTGGGAGGTGGTGACCGAGAGCGAGGGCAAGCAGGAGTCGGCCGTCTTCGACGCCGTGCTGGTGTGCACCGGGCACCACACCGACGCGCACCTCCCGCTGCACGCCTTCCCCG gcATCGAGAAGTTCAAGGGCCGCTACCTCCACAGCCGTGACTACAAGGACCCCCAGGACTTCAAGGACAAGAGGGTCGTTGTCATCGGGATCGGGAACTCGGGCTCGGACCTGGCTGTGGAGATCAGCCAGATGGCCAAGCAG GTCTTCCTCAGCACCCGCCGCGGTGCGTGGATCCTCAACCGCGTTGGACAACAGGGGTACCCCATCGACATCGTCTTCACCACCCGCCTGAAGGCGCTCATGAAGCAGCTGCTGACCTCCTCCATGGCAAGCGACTTCACAGAGAGGCAGCTCAACATGAGATTCGACCACGCGCACTACGGCCTGAAGCCAAAGCACAG GGTCCTCGACCAGCACCCGACCGTCAACGACGACCTGCCCAACCGCATCATTTCGGGCAGGGTGCAGGTGAAGCCGAACGTCCAGGAGTTCACGGAGACATCTGCCATCTTCGAGGACGGCACCAGGGAAGACATCGACGCTGTGATCTTTGCCACGGGGTacagcttctccttccccttcctcaaGGATTATGTGAAGGTGGTGGAGAACCAGGTCTCCCTCTACAAATACGTGTTCCCCATCGACCTGGAGAAGCCGACGCTGGCTTTCATCGGCTTCATCCAGCCCCTGGGAGCCATCATGCCCATCTCGGAGCTCCAGTGTCGCTGGGCCACCCGTGTCTTCAAGG GGCTGAGCACGCTGCCCCCGAGGCACGACATGGAGGCTGACATCAAGcacaagaaagaagagatggCCAAGCG GTACGTGGCGAGCCGGCGGCACACCATCCAGGTGGATTACATCCCCTACATGGACGAGCTCGCCTGCCAGCTGGGCGTCAAGCCCAACCTgcccctgctcttcctcacCGACCCCCCGCTGgcgctggaggtgctgctggggccCTGCACGCCCTACCAGTACCGCCTGCGGGGCCCGGGAGCGTGGCAGGGCGCCCGCGCGGCCATCCTGACCCAGCGGCAGCGCATCGTCCAGCCCCTGCAGACGCGGCACGTGGAGGAGAACACCTCTGTCTCCGTCCTGCCGCTCCTCCGCAAGCTGGCCGTGGCCATGGCCATCTTTGCCATCATCTTCGTCCTCCTGTAG
- the PLPP6 gene encoding polyisoprenoid diphosphate/phosphate phosphohydrolase PLPP6 — MPSPRSSRERRAGRLEFVSLLSQRSPAAPDSPSRRRESGGSASPPLPEEDCMRLNPSFVGIALSSLLAVDLWASKRLGVCAGEASAWGSARPLLKVVEVSGHGIPWLLGTFYGLCQSDSSAAREVLLNLLFALLLDLVLVAVVKGIVRRPRPTHNKMDMFVTVSVDKYSFPSGHATRAALVCRFVLHHLVLAVPLRVLVVLWALIVGVSRVMLGRHNVTDVLFGLLLGYALYSVVEYCWLSPLNAPALFALWTH; from the exons ATGCCCAGCCCTCGCAGCAGCCGCGAGCGACGCGCCGGCCGCCTGGAGTTCGTGTCCCTGCTGAGCCagcgcagccccgcagccccggaCAGCCCGTCCCGCCGCCGCGAGTCCGGGGGCTCCGCGTCCCCGCCGCTGCCTGAGGAGGACTGCATGAGGCTGAACCCGTCCTTCGTGGGCATCGCCCTCAGCTCCCTGCTCGCCGTCGACCTCTGGGCCTCCAAGCGCCTGGGAGTCTGCGCCGGGGAGGCCTCGGCCTGGGGCAGCGCCCGCCCGCTGCTGAAGGTGGTTGAGGTGTCGGGGCACGGCatcccctggctgctgggcaccTTCTACGGGCTCTGCCAGAGCGACAGCTCGGCCGCCAGGGAGGTGCTGCTCAACCTGCTCTTTG CCTTGCTGCTGGATCTCGTGCTGGTGGCCGTGGTGAAAGGGATCGTCCGGCGGCCGCGGCCCACGCACAACAAGATGGACATGTTCGTCACCGTCTCGGTGGACAAGTACTCCTTCCCGTCGGGCCACGCCACCAGAGCCGCCCTGGTGTGCCGCTTCGTGCTGCACCACCTGGTGCTCGCCGTCCCGCTGCGGGTCCTCGTGGTGCTCTGGGCCCTCATCGTCGGCGTCTCGAGGGTGATGCTGGGCAGGCACAACGTGACGGACGTGCTCTTCGGCTTGCTCCTGGGCTACGCGCTGTACAGCGTGGTGGAGTACTGCTGGCTCTCCCCGCTCAACGCGCCTGCCCTCTTTGCTCTCTGGACCCACTGA
- the FAM78B gene encoding protein FAM78B isoform X2, translating into MGCLQSVACKARVRREQIVVSDVSATIEPAATAIEESSPVVLRYRTPYFRASARVLMPPIARRHTWVVGWIQACNHMEFYNTYSDLGVSSWELPDLREGRVKAISDSDGVSYPWYGNTTETVTLVGPTNKISRFSALRSLPCPSLFIGPASRCLSVRLALCLMLPISGDGDKSKDVRVSLRRKEKIRYSAAVWGKSEGRGDESWFCRVP; encoded by the exons atgggctgcctgcagagcgTGGCGTGCAAGGCGCGGGTGCGGCGGGAGCAGATCGTGGTGTCCGACGTGTCCGCCACCATCGAGCCGGCCGCCACCGCCATCGAGGAGAGCTCGCCCGTGGTGCTGCGCTACCGCACGCCCTACTTCCGCGCCTCCGCCCGCGTCCTCATGCCGCCCATCGCCCGGCGCCACACCTGGGTGGTGGGCTGGATCCAGGCCTGCAACCACATGGAGTTCTACAACACCTACAGCGACCTCGGCGT GTCGAGCTGGGAGCTGCCCGACTTGCGAGAAGGAAGAGTAAAAGCCATCAGCGATTCTGATGGGGTGAGCTACCCCTGGTACGGAAACACCACGGAAACGGTGACCCTGGTCGGCCCCACGAACAAGATCTCCAGGTTCTCG GCGCTGCGCTCCCTCCCGTGCCCGTCTCTATTTATCGGCCCGGCCTCCCGGTGTCTTTCTGTTCGGCTCGCGCTGTGTTTGATGTTGCCAATTTCCGGAGATGGTGATAAGAGCAAGGACGTGCGGGTGTCACTAcggagaaaagagaaaatcaggTATTCTGCTGCCGTGTGGGGAAAATCGGAAGGAAGAGGAGACGAAAGCTGGTTTTGCAGAGTGCCTTAA
- the FAM78B gene encoding protein FAM78B isoform X1: MGCLQSVACKARVRREQIVVSDVSATIEPAATAIEESSPVVLRYRTPYFRASARVLMPPIARRHTWVVGWIQACNHMEFYNTYSDLGVSSWELPDLREGRVKAISDSDGVSYPWYGNTTETVTLVGPTNKISRFSVSMNDNFYPSVTWAVPVSNSNVPLLTRIKRDQSFTTWLVAMNTTTKEKIILQTIKWRMRVDIEVDPMQLLGQRARLVGRTQQEQPRILSRMEPIPPNALVKPNANDAQVLMWRPKRGQPIVVIPPK, from the exons atgggctgcctgcagagcgTGGCGTGCAAGGCGCGGGTGCGGCGGGAGCAGATCGTGGTGTCCGACGTGTCCGCCACCATCGAGCCGGCCGCCACCGCCATCGAGGAGAGCTCGCCCGTGGTGCTGCGCTACCGCACGCCCTACTTCCGCGCCTCCGCCCGCGTCCTCATGCCGCCCATCGCCCGGCGCCACACCTGGGTGGTGGGCTGGATCCAGGCCTGCAACCACATGGAGTTCTACAACACCTACAGCGACCTCGGCGT GTCGAGCTGGGAGCTGCCCGACTTGCGAGAAGGAAGAGTAAAAGCCATCAGCGATTCTGATGGGGTGAGCTACCCCTGGTACGGAAACACCACGGAAACGGTGACCCTGGTCGGCCCCACGAACAAGATCTCCAGGTTCTCGGTGAGCATGAATGACAATTTCTACCCCAGTGTGACGTGGGCTGTCCCCGTGAGCAACAGCAACGTGCCGTTGCTGACCAGGATTAAAAGGGACCAGAGCTTTACCACGTGGCTGGTGGCCATGAACACCACCACCAAGGAGAAGATCATCTTGCAGACTATAAAGTGGAGGATGCGAGTGGACATTGAGGTTGATCCcatgcagctcctggggcagcgGGCACGGCTGGTGGGAAGGactcagcaggagcagccccggaTCCTGAGCAGGATGGAGCCCATCCCACCAAACGCACTAGTGAAACCCAACGCCAACGATGCCCAAGTCCTCATGTGGAGACCCAAGCGAGGCCAGCCTATAGTCGTGATACCTCCCAAGTAG
- the FAM78B gene encoding protein FAM78B isoform X3, translating to MRSSVASCRSSWELPDLREGRVKAISDSDGVSYPWYGNTTETVTLVGPTNKISRFSVSMNDNFYPSVTWAVPVSNSNVPLLTRIKRDQSFTTWLVAMNTTTKEKIILQTIKWRMRVDIEVDPMQLLGQRARLVGRTQQEQPRILSRMEPIPPNALVKPNANDAQVLMWRPKRGQPIVVIPPK from the exons ATGAGGTCCTCGGTGGCTTCCTGCAG GTCGAGCTGGGAGCTGCCCGACTTGCGAGAAGGAAGAGTAAAAGCCATCAGCGATTCTGATGGGGTGAGCTACCCCTGGTACGGAAACACCACGGAAACGGTGACCCTGGTCGGCCCCACGAACAAGATCTCCAGGTTCTCGGTGAGCATGAATGACAATTTCTACCCCAGTGTGACGTGGGCTGTCCCCGTGAGCAACAGCAACGTGCCGTTGCTGACCAGGATTAAAAGGGACCAGAGCTTTACCACGTGGCTGGTGGCCATGAACACCACCACCAAGGAGAAGATCATCTTGCAGACTATAAAGTGGAGGATGCGAGTGGACATTGAGGTTGATCCcatgcagctcctggggcagcgGGCACGGCTGGTGGGAAGGactcagcaggagcagccccggaTCCTGAGCAGGATGGAGCCCATCCCACCAAACGCACTAGTGAAACCCAACGCCAACGATGCCCAAGTCCTCATGTGGAGACCCAAGCGAGGCCAGCCTATAGTCGTGATACCTCCCAAGTAG
- the PRDX6 gene encoding peroxiredoxin-6, with translation MPGLLLGDEAPDFEADTTQGRIRFHDFLGDSWGVLFSHPRDFTPVCTTELGRAARLAPEFSKRNVKMIALSIDSVPDHLAWSKDINAYNGEQPEETLPFPIIADKNRELAVKLGMLDPDERDKDGMPLTARVVFVFGPDKKLKLSILYPATTGRNFDEILRVVDSLQLTAYKKVATPVDWKPGDSVMVVPTLPDEEAKKLFPKGVFTKDLPSGKKYLRYTPQPE, from the exons atgccggggctgctgctgggcgaCGAGGCGCCCGACTTCGAGGCGGACACGACGCAGGGCCGCATCCGCTTCCACGACTTCCTGGGAGACTC GTGGGGCGTCCTCTTCTCCCACCCGCGGGACTTCACGCCCGTCTGCACCACGGAGCTGGGCCGGGCGGCCAGGCTGGCCCCCGAGTTCAGCAAGCGCAACGTGAAGATGATCGCGCTCTCCATCGACAGCGTGCCCGACCACCTCGCCTGGAGCAAG GACATCAACGCCTACAACGGGGAACAACCTGAGGAGACGCTCCCCTTCCCCATCATTGCTGATAAGAACCGGGAGCTCGCTGTCAAGCTGGGCATGCTGGACCCCGATGAGCGGGACAAGGACGGCATGCCCCTGACTGCTCGCGTG GTGTTCGTGTTCGGCCCGGATAAGAAGCTGAAACTCTCCATCCTGTACCCAGCCACAACCGGGAGAAACTTTGATGAGATCCTGAGGGTGGTGGACTCTCTGCAGCTGACAGCTTACAAGAAGGTCGCTACCCCTGTGGACTGGAAG CCCGGCGACAGCGTCATGGTTGTGCCCACCTTACCTGACGAGGAGGCCAAGAAGCTGTTCCCTAAAGGAGTCTTCACGAAGGACCTGCCGTCAGGCAAGAAGTACCTGCGTTACACCCCGCAGCCCGAGTGA